TCGGCGATGCGGATGGGCTGCCCCTCCTTGCTCTCCTGGGCATGCACGAGGATGTCTCCCGCCTGGGGCGGCATCTTGTTGGCGGTGAGGCGGAAGATGGGGTTGGCGGCGCCGAGCGTGCTCAGTAGGCTCACGCCCCCCACCGCCGCGGTCGTGCCCATCGCCACGTTGATGAACTTGCGGCGGGTGATTTCGGGGTCCTGTCTCTTGTAGCGGGTCATCGTTCAAAACCTCCGTGAATTCCTGGGTCGGCGTGGGGCGGTCACCAGGGGAACTCGCCGCTCGCGTCCTCGACGAGTACCTCGCCGTCCATGAAGAACTTCTTGTACAGGCCGACAGCGACCGCCAGGGTCAGCAGGATCATCGCGGCGTAGAAGCCCTCCATCGCCACGTTGGGCATCTCCTTGTTGGCCCAGGCCGCGTAGTCGGCGACCATCTGGCGCACGAACAGCACGCTGAACAGCAGGCTCAGCCCCAGCGTGACCACCATCGCGGTCGTGGCAATCGGAGTAGCGCGCACCTTGTGGATGCCGGGGTGCAGCTCCACGCCCTCGGCCCAGACGCTGTACAGACCGATCAGGCCGTAGGTCAGCAGCACCATGATGAAGGTCGCCAGGAAGATCTCCGGCAGCTTGATGTCCTCGGGCACGAAGCGCGAGCGGTTTTTCAGGACCGCCGGGTCCACCTTCGTCTGCGCGGCGGCGACCAGCGCGGGGGTCAGGGGTTCCTCAATGTTGTTGCCAAAGGAATGCAGCACGTAGTTGGCGACGGCGTAGACTTCCTCTTCCTTGAGCTGCGTGAAGGCGGGCATCTGCCCCTTGCCCTTGGTGATGATGGTGTGGACATACACCGGGTCCTTGACGATCTTCTCGTCCCCGGCGAGCCTGGCACCCGCACCGCCCTGACCTTCCGCACCGTGACAGCCAATACACCCGGCGGTCGTGTACACCTGCTTGCCCAGGGTCGGCCACTCCTGGCTGATCCTGGCGCTTACCGCGGGGTCCACCGCGACGGGCTCGGGTGCCGTCTCCTTGTTGAACAGGAACAGCAGGATAATCCACATAATGGCCGCGCACACGATGGCGACCCAGGGCATGACAGCGTCGTTTCTCTCCACGTTCCTTTACTCCTCGCGCTTGAAGTGCCCGCTGGGGCGGCCGGATGCGGCCCAGCATAGCACGCTCCCAAAGCCGCCCCTGGCCGTGCTGTACAGCAAAAAACCCCGGACTTCCGCACCGTCACTATGCGCCTGACCGAGCGGTTAAATGTCCCCCGCCACGACGGCTCCCAGGGCCGCCAGCAGGGGCCAGAGCACCCGCGCGAGCAGGGTCACGTCCCGGTTCTCGGGATGCTCACGGGGGTCGAGCCCCCCCTCGGAGAGCAGGGCGACCACGAGCGGACGGGGGGTGAACAGCACGCCCACGTCATGATGGACGCCGAGCAGTTCCCCGCTCTTGCTGGCGACGCGGTAGAGGAGTTCGCCATCCGTGCCTCGGGGAACGTGGCGCCCCAGGATGTCCCGGAGTTGCTGGCGCGACAGGATGGAGAGGGCCAAGGCGGTGTGGACAGGGTCCAGCAGGTCCCCCCGCGCGAGCTTTCCCAGCACGTTCACCTGGTCCCATGCCGCTGTGCGGTTGCGCTCGCCCCGGCGCTGGGCCTCGTTCTGCCGCTCGTGGGACAGCTGGAGTTTGCCGACCAGTCGCGTGCTCCCCAGCCCCAGGCCGTCCAGCCACCCATTGACGCACTCCACCCCCAGCCGGTCAATCACGAGGTTGGTGGCCGTGTTGTCGCTCACCACGATCATCAGCGTGAGCAGGTCCTCCCAGGTGGGGGTCAGCCCGGGGCCGAACTCGTGCAGGATGCCCGAGCCACCCGCCCGGTCCTCCTCCCGCACCGTCACCCGCTCCCGCAGGTCGAGGCGGCCCGATTGCGCCTCGTGAAGTGCCCGCACCAGCAGGGGCACCTTGATCGTGCTCGCCGCCGGGAAGATCCGTTCGGGATTCAGGGCGTACAGCTCCCGACCCGCGAGGTCCGTGATGAGGACGCCCACCTCTCCCGCGTAACCGTGGGCGCGCAGTTCGGCCGCTAGATCAAAAGGAGAATTCACTCGGGCAAGTCTAGGGCCGCCAGAGCCGCGAAGGGATGGGCTGAACCCACCGGGCGCAGGGTGCAGAAGGGCAGGTTACCCTCTGGCTCGACCCGGTGCGGGCAGGCCGGGCACTCGGGAAAGGCCTGCTCGGTGTAGGCGAGGTCGGCTTCGGTGGAGACCAGGGTCCACTCCCGCGCGCACCCCGCCCGGAACGTGACGGGGAAGGCGGCGTTCGACTGGGTGGATCGGGAACGGGACTTGGACACGGAAGGGCGGGCCACGTCTCCCCTATTCCAGATTGGCGATGCCCTCGCGGATCGCGTACAGGGCCGCCTGGGTGCGGTTGTTCAGTTGCAGCTTGGTGAAAATCTCCGACAGCCGGTTGCGAACGGTCTTCTCGCTGATGTCGAGCCTGAGGGCGATGTCCTGGTTGGAAAACCCCTGGGCGAGCAGCTTGAGGATCATCGTCTCGCGCTCGTTGAGGTCCGCGTGCTTCTCGCTGGGCAGTTCCTCGCGCTTGTCGCGGAAGTCGTCCAGGACGTTCTGGGCCATGTCGGCGTCGAGGAGCGCCTCGCCCGCCGCCACCCGCTGGATCGCGTCAATGAGCGTTGCCGCGTCGGCGTCTTTGAGGACGTAACCGCGCGCCCCGGCCTTAACCGCCTCGAACACGTAGCGGTCCTGGCGGTACATGGTGATCATGATGACCCGGGCGTTCGGGTCGATCTCCAGAATGCTCTGGGTGGCCTTGACGCCGTCGAGTTCGGGCATCTGGATGTCCATCAGGATCACGTCGGGGTGGGTCTCGGCGGCGTAGCGGATCGCCTCGCGCCCGTTGGCCGCCTCGCCGATCACCCGCATGCCCTCGGACTCCAGCAGGCTCCGCAGGCCCTGGCGGAACAGGGCGTGGTCATCGACGAGGAGGACGCGAATCATAAGCCCAGTCTAGCCGCGTACGGGCCACAGACGGCAGTCCTCCCCACCATCGGGCCTTCCCCAGTCCGGCCGACAGGAGTTCTGTCAGAGTCCGGGCGGTAGACTGCCCCCCGTGATCACCTGGTTTGATGCCCTGCTCGTGACTGTATGGGCCGTTGTCACCGCGCTCGGCGCGCGGCGGGGCCTGTCCGGGCTGGTGTGGGGCGTGGGTGGGGTAGCGGCCTGCTTCCTGGCGAGCCTGCTCGCCCGCGGGGCGGTCGCCGCCGCCGTCCTGGCGCTGTTACTGGGCGCAGTGCTGGCCGTGCTGACCCGGCGCCTGGTGCGCGAGTCCCTGGTCGGCCCCTGGTCGGGGGGGGCGGGAGCCCTGGGCGGCTTTGCCCTCGGGGGCGTGCTCGTGGCGACGCTCACGCTGGGCTTCCCCATCGAGGTGCGGGTCGGGGGGCAGGGGCGCACCGGCGTCTACCCCTCCACCAGCCTGCCGCCAGTGGTATACACGGCGGTCAACGACTCGGTGCTCAAGGGCGGCCTGCGGCGGGTGTGGCAGGCCGGTCCCGCCCTGCGGACGCTGCTCGTGCCCGACCAGACCCGCTAGGCCCCAATTCACCCCTGGTGCCCCTCCACCTGCGGCGCGGGCGTTTCCGGGTGCGGCGCCTGCCCGGCCCGCTGGCTCAGGAGCGTGGCGCCCACCACCAGCAGCCCACCCAGCGCCCCGCGCAGCCCAATGCGCTCGCCGATGAGTGAGAAGCTGAAGAGGGCGGCAGCCACGGGCTCCAGCGTGTAGATCAGGCTGGCCTCGGCCGCGCTGACGGCGCGCTGCCCCACCGTCTGGAGCAGGGTAGTGACGGCGGTGGCGGCCACGCCCAGGTACAGTAGCGGTCCCCAGGCTGGGGCGGGGGGCCAGAGCTGCCCCGGAGAGGACAATGCTGCCCACACCCAGGCGAACAGGGTGACCGCCGCGAGCTGGGCGAGGGTGAAGCGCAGCGCCTCGTGCCGGGAGGCGGTGCCCTCCAGCGCCACGATGAACCCCGCGTACGTGACCGCGCAGGCGAGCGCCCAGGCGTCCCCCACCACGAGCGCCCCGCCCTCCCAGGAGAGGAAGGCCAGCCCTGCGACCGCCAGCGGCAGGGCCAGCCAGAGGGGCAGCGGCAGGGGGCGGCGCTGCGCCAGCATGAGCCACAGCGGCACGAGTACCACGCTGAGCGCCGTGAAAAAGGCCGCCCGGTTCGCCCCGGTCGTCTGCAGGGCAATCGTCTGGGTGCCGTATCCGGCGATCAGCCAGGCGCCGAGGATCAGGCCGTCCCGCCAAATGGGGGGCCCCGGCTTGGCTGGGGCGGCGCTGGCCTTGCGGATCAGGGCCAGCGCGGGCAGCAGGGCCAGCGTGGCGATCAGGAAGCGCCAGGCGATGAGCACGGCGGGGGGCAACTGTTCTCCCAGTTCCTTCACCACCGCGAAGGTGCTGCCCCACAGGCCAGTCACTAGGACGAGGAGCAGGAGGCCGCGGGTATGAGGGGACACGCAGGGAATTGTACGGGGACGAGCTTCCCCGAGTACCCGGGTGGACTCCTTCACAGGAGTCCACCCGGGCTGAGCAATCTGTGCGGCTACAAGCGATCAGTTGATGCTCGTTCGGAAGCAGAGTTGGCCGCTGCTGCCCGCGCTTCCGGCAGCGGGCACCGCCGGGAGGGCGAGCTGCACTGTGCTCTGAGTGATCGCCGAGCCGTTTGTATATGGGCCGAACGCGCCCTGATCGGTATCACTCGCATTCGTGAGGTACACGGGTGCCTGGAGCGTGGTGCCGTCAGCTGCATATTGAGCCCACGAGAGGCCGCTGCCCACAGCGTAGGCGTTCGGCAGGAACGAAAGCGTCGCGGCAAGCGGATCGGTTAGCTTCAGGTTCTGGGCGGTGCCGCCCATGTTTTTATAGGTGAGGCAGTATTCCAGAACATTCCCCGGCGCACCGGACACCGATGTCGTGGAGGTAGCGCTCCCCATCGTCACATTGCGGACAGCCTTCGTGACCGTCACGGATGGTCCCCACGTCAGGGTAATTGGGGTGGGGTTTTGCGGATCGCCGTTTGCTACACCCGGGAGCGCCGAGGCATTATTCGAGATGTCCGAAGCGATCACGTTGATGGGAGGTGTTATGTCACCATTGGACCAGTACGTCCAGCCCGTATTCAGACCTACCTCCTGCGTGGGCACGTTGGTGGTCGTCACGCTGCTGGCGAAGACCGTGTTGTTCTGGCTGACAGCGGGGATAACTGGGCCGCTGGGATAGACCACGCGCACAGTGAAGGAGATCGTGCAGCTCGCCCCAGCAGCGAGGGTACCCGTGCCGCTC
This sequence is a window from Deinococcus apachensis DSM 19763. Protein-coding genes within it:
- a CDS encoding c-type cytochrome — encoded protein: MERNDAVMPWVAIVCAAIMWIILLFLFNKETAPEPVAVDPAVSARISQEWPTLGKQVYTTAGCIGCHGAEGQGGAGARLAGDEKIVKDPVYVHTIITKGKGQMPAFTQLKEEEVYAVANYVLHSFGNNIEEPLTPALVAAAQTKVDPAVLKNRSRFVPEDIKLPEIFLATFIMVLLTYGLIGLYSVWAEGVELHPGIHKVRATPIATTAMVVTLGLSLLFSVLFVRQMVADYAAWANKEMPNVAMEGFYAAMILLTLAVAVGLYKKFFMDGEVLVEDASGEFPW
- a CDS encoding serine hydrolase produces the protein MNSPFDLAAELRAHGYAGEVGVLITDLAGRELYALNPERIFPAASTIKVPLLVRALHEAQSGRLDLRERVTVREEDRAGGSGILHEFGPGLTPTWEDLLTLMIVVSDNTATNLVIDRLGVECVNGWLDGLGLGSTRLVGKLQLSHERQNEAQRRGERNRTAAWDQVNVLGKLARGDLLDPVHTALALSILSRQQLRDILGRHVPRGTDGELLYRVASKSGELLGVHHDVGVLFTPRPLVVALLSEGGLDPREHPENRDVTLLARVLWPLLAALGAVVAGDI
- a CDS encoding response regulator transcription factor is translated as MIRVLLVDDHALFRQGLRSLLESEGMRVIGEAANGREAIRYAAETHPDVILMDIQMPELDGVKATQSILEIDPNARVIMITMYRQDRYVFEAVKAGARGYVLKDADAATLIDAIQRVAAGEALLDADMAQNVLDDFRDKREELPSEKHADLNERETMILKLLAQGFSNQDIALRLDISEKTVRNRLSEIFTKLQLNNRTQAALYAIREGIANLE
- a CDS encoding DMT family transporter → MSPHTRGLLLLVLVTGLWGSTFAVVKELGEQLPPAVLIAWRFLIATLALLPALALIRKASAAPAKPGPPIWRDGLILGAWLIAGYGTQTIALQTTGANRAAFFTALSVVLVPLWLMLAQRRPLPLPLWLALPLAVAGLAFLSWEGGALVVGDAWALACAVTYAGFIVALEGTASRHEALRFTLAQLAAVTLFAWVWAALSSPGQLWPPAPAWGPLLYLGVAATAVTTLLQTVGQRAVSAAEASLIYTLEPVAAALFSFSLIGERIGLRGALGGLLVVGATLLSQRAGQAPHPETPAPQVEGHQG